One window from the genome of Bradyrhizobium xenonodulans encodes:
- a CDS encoding Flp family type IVb pilin, protein MVLKFWSDESGATAIEYGLIAAGIALAIITVVNSLGTTMNDKFGSISSSLK, encoded by the coding sequence ATGGTTTTGAAGTTCTGGTCGGACGAGTCTGGTGCGACCGCGATCGAATACGGCCTGATTGCAGCGGGTATCGCGCTGGCGATCATCACCGTGGTGAACAGCCTGGGCACCACGATGAACGACAAGTTCGGTTCGATTAGCAGCTCCTTGAAGTAA
- a CDS encoding phytoene desaturase family protein, whose amino-acid sequence MSETDVVIIGAGHNGLTCAAYLAMAGLRVRVVERRKVVGGAAVTEEFHPGFRNSVAAYTVSLLNPQVVRDLGLAEHGLQIVERRAQNFLPAPDGSYLLTGEGRTKDSVARLSTHDANALDGFSRELEDIADVLRQFVLRAPPNLLAGIGTAAIREAVNALQSANILRGLTLEQSRSLLDLFTRSAGEMLDERFEHDLVKALFGFDAIVGNYASPYAAGSAYVMLHHAFGEVNGKKGVWGHAIGGMGAITQAMARAARDRGVAIDTDAGVREVIVERDRAVGVILENGETIRAKYVAANANPKLLYTRLIAADALPQDFLARIRHWKNGSGTFRMNVALDRLPSFTALPGDGDHLSSGIILAPSLPYMDRAYLDARAHGWSREPVVEMLIPSTLDDTLAPAGKHVASLFCQHVAPELPDGKSWDDHRDAVADLMIATVDTYAPGFAASVLGRQVLSPLDLERQFGLLGGDIFHGALTLNQLFSARPMLGHADYRGPLKGLYHCGSGAHPGGGVTGAPGHNAAQAILRDHRSLFGSRG is encoded by the coding sequence ATGAGCGAAACAGACGTCGTCATCATCGGTGCTGGCCATAACGGCCTCACCTGCGCGGCCTATCTCGCCATGGCCGGCCTGCGCGTGCGCGTGGTCGAGCGCCGCAAGGTGGTCGGCGGCGCCGCGGTCACGGAGGAGTTTCATCCGGGCTTCCGCAATTCGGTCGCGGCCTACACCGTGAGCCTGCTCAATCCGCAGGTGGTCCGCGACTTAGGGCTCGCCGAGCACGGCCTGCAAATCGTCGAACGGCGCGCGCAGAATTTCCTGCCCGCGCCGGATGGCAGCTATCTCCTCACCGGCGAGGGGCGAACGAAGGACTCCGTCGCACGGCTGAGCACGCATGACGCAAACGCGCTCGACGGTTTCTCGCGCGAGCTGGAAGACATCGCCGACGTGCTCAGGCAATTCGTGCTGCGCGCGCCGCCAAACCTGCTGGCCGGCATCGGCACGGCAGCAATCCGCGAGGCCGTGAACGCGCTCCAGAGCGCCAACATCCTGCGCGGATTGACGCTGGAGCAAAGCCGCAGCCTGCTCGACCTCTTCACCCGCTCCGCCGGCGAGATGCTCGACGAGCGTTTCGAGCATGACCTCGTCAAGGCGCTGTTCGGCTTCGATGCCATCGTCGGCAACTACGCCAGCCCTTATGCGGCGGGCTCGGCCTATGTGATGCTGCATCACGCCTTCGGCGAGGTGAACGGCAAGAAGGGCGTCTGGGGTCACGCCATCGGCGGCATGGGCGCGATCACGCAGGCGATGGCGCGCGCCGCGCGCGACCGCGGCGTTGCAATCGACACGGATGCGGGCGTGCGCGAGGTGATCGTCGAGCGCGACCGCGCGGTCGGCGTGATTCTGGAGAACGGCGAGACCATTCGCGCGAAGTATGTCGCGGCCAATGCGAACCCGAAACTGCTCTATACGCGGCTGATCGCAGCCGACGCCCTGCCCCAGGATTTTCTGGCCCGCATCCGGCACTGGAAGAACGGCTCCGGCACCTTCCGCATGAACGTGGCGCTGGACCGCCTGCCTTCCTTCACGGCACTGCCGGGCGACGGCGATCATCTCTCCTCCGGCATCATCCTGGCACCGAGCCTTCCCTACATGGACCGCGCCTATCTCGACGCGCGCGCGCACGGCTGGAGCCGGGAGCCCGTCGTCGAGATGCTGATCCCCTCGACGCTCGACGACACGCTGGCGCCCGCTGGCAAACACGTCGCGAGCCTGTTCTGCCAGCACGTCGCGCCGGAGCTGCCCGACGGCAAGTCCTGGGACGACCATCGTGACGCGGTCGCCGATCTCATGATCGCGACGGTGGACACATACGCGCCGGGCTTTGCGGCCAGCGTGCTCGGCCGCCAGGTCCTGTCCCCGCTCGATCTCGAGCGGCAGTTCGGGCTGTTGGGCGGCGACATCTTCCACGGCGCATTGACGCTGAACCAGCTGTTCTCGGCCCGGCCGATGCTGGGCCACGCCGATTACCGCGGGCCGCTGAAGGGCCTCTATCACTGCGGCTCCGGCGCCCACCCCGGCGGCGGCGTTACCGGCGCCCCCGGCCACAACGCGGCACAGGCGATCCTGCGGGATCACAGGTCGCTGTTCGGAAGCCGTGGATAG
- a CDS encoding nSTAND1 domain-containing NTPase encodes MAPQPFQMVRDIKAMDDGDWAALRSEAEQLFTPGTAIKEQDLFAGRQEQIAKLAQRIRLSGGHAVIYGERGVGKSSLVNIFRYVADASPSRVQYIRVAVTDGDDYNALFSKIFKRMVLEEDGKKNRLSDLYEGRQITPDDVLLEFENFSGSTIPIIVVDEFDRLKDQRAKNLVSDTIKLISDEAVNATFFIVGVSDAVEDLLHGHESIGRALSQVEMPRMSDGEIIDIVNRRLKRAGIKVTSEAIWDCVFICKGLPHYAHLLGLHAMQSVCDRKAIIIERKDIEEASKRALLDANQSIKAGFERAVYSERPDNIFKHVLIACALAQKDSFGQFTAKSVARILSEITGEKFDVPAFSYHLNEFCEPTRGPILKKIGQTRRFTFRFVEAMMEAYCIMEGMNRKIISNKIVEQNRPKRQPDLFSAIVS; translated from the coding sequence ATGGCGCCACAGCCTTTTCAGATGGTTCGAGATATTAAAGCGATGGACGATGGCGATTGGGCCGCTCTTAGAAGTGAAGCGGAGCAGCTTTTCACCCCAGGTACCGCGATCAAAGAACAAGACCTTTTTGCCGGTAGGCAAGAACAGATAGCCAAACTGGCTCAACGGATCAGGCTTTCCGGCGGCCACGCCGTGATTTATGGCGAGCGAGGGGTCGGTAAATCATCTCTCGTCAATATTTTTAGGTACGTCGCGGACGCCAGTCCAAGCAGAGTTCAGTACATCCGCGTCGCTGTTACTGATGGCGATGACTACAATGCGCTCTTTTCCAAGATATTTAAGCGGATGGTTCTTGAGGAGGACGGAAAGAAAAACCGTCTTTCAGATCTATACGAAGGACGCCAAATAACTCCCGATGATGTGCTGCTGGAGTTTGAGAATTTTTCAGGCTCAACCATCCCAATTATCGTAGTTGATGAATTTGACCGGCTGAAAGATCAGCGAGCAAAAAATCTGGTTTCCGACACAATCAAATTGATCTCGGACGAAGCCGTGAATGCCACGTTTTTCATCGTAGGTGTCTCAGACGCAGTGGAAGATTTGCTGCATGGGCACGAATCTATCGGTAGAGCGCTGTCGCAAGTCGAAATGCCAAGAATGTCCGATGGTGAAATAATCGACATCGTCAATCGACGACTGAAGCGCGCTGGAATAAAAGTTACTTCGGAGGCTATTTGGGATTGCGTTTTCATATGCAAGGGCTTGCCTCACTACGCCCATTTGCTCGGCCTCCATGCGATGCAGAGCGTTTGCGATCGAAAGGCGATTATAATCGAACGAAAGGACATCGAAGAGGCATCCAAGCGAGCGCTGTTGGATGCCAATCAGTCGATCAAGGCCGGTTTTGAACGAGCTGTATACTCAGAGCGGCCGGACAATATTTTTAAACACGTACTTATCGCGTGCGCGCTGGCGCAAAAAGATAGCTTTGGACAGTTTACCGCAAAATCGGTCGCCCGCATTCTTTCCGAAATCACGGGAGAAAAGTTCGATGTTCCCGCGTTCTCGTACCACTTGAATGAGTTTTGCGAGCCTACGCGAGGGCCAATCTTGAAAAAAATTGGGCAGACAAGGCGTTTCACGTTTAGGTTTGTAGAAGCCATGATGGAAGCATATTGCATCATGGAGGGCATGAATCGGAAAATTATCTCCAACAAGATCGTTGAGCAAAACCGGCCTAAACGTCAGCCCGATCTTTTTTCCGCCATCGTGTCTTAG
- a CDS encoding aminopeptidase P family protein: MFEAHFQTFEEPEAGVALTARLSALREELARRKLTGFVVPRADQQQNEYVPPSEERLAWLTGFTGSAGLAVVLTHEAAVFVDGRYTIQAAKQVDAKAWAVESLIDPPPESWVSAHLKAGDRLGFDPWLHTSSAAERLAAACTRAGAELVAVDSNPVDAIWQDRPQPPLAPVAVHSLQNAGVAEADKLAQIKSEIDKLGVEALVLSDSHAVAWTFNIRGADVAHTPLPLSYALVPKDGRPTIFIDHRKLSNLSRDHLEQSADVRDPDAMAPTLMALAKSGAAIALDNATAADALSRLIAGAGGKPVRGSDPIALLKAVKNATEIKGTRTAHVRDAVALARFLAWVDREAPSGKLTEIDAVEALETFRRDTGALKDVSFPTISGTGPNGAIVHYRVTRKSNRRIAPGDLLLIDSGAQYEDGTTDVTRTMAVGEPTAEMRDRFTRVLRGHIAIARAVFPDGATGAQLDTLARQYLWAAGVDFEHGTGHGVGSYLSVHEGPARISKLGTTPLKRGMILSNEPGYYKTDGFGIRIENLELVVAAEIEGAEKPMNAFETLTLAPIDRRLIDVAMLSRDELGWLNAYHARVRAEVRPALDEATRAWLDQATAELKA, from the coding sequence ATGTTCGAAGCGCATTTCCAGACATTCGAGGAGCCCGAGGCCGGCGTCGCATTGACGGCGCGCCTTTCCGCGCTCCGTGAAGAACTCGCCCGCCGCAAGCTGACCGGCTTCGTCGTTCCGCGCGCCGACCAGCAGCAGAACGAATATGTGCCCCCCTCGGAAGAGCGGCTGGCCTGGCTGACCGGCTTTACCGGTTCGGCGGGATTGGCGGTGGTGCTGACGCATGAGGCCGCGGTCTTCGTCGACGGCCGCTACACGATCCAGGCCGCCAAACAGGTCGATGCCAAGGCGTGGGCCGTGGAATCGCTGATCGATCCGCCGCCGGAAAGCTGGGTGTCGGCGCATTTGAAAGCTGGCGACCGCCTCGGATTTGATCCGTGGCTGCACACTTCTTCGGCAGCCGAGCGCCTCGCCGCCGCCTGCACCAGGGCCGGCGCCGAGCTCGTTGCCGTCGACAGCAATCCGGTCGACGCGATCTGGCAGGACCGGCCACAGCCGCCGCTCGCGCCGGTCGCGGTGCACAGCCTGCAAAATGCCGGGGTCGCCGAGGCCGACAAGCTGGCGCAGATCAAGAGCGAGATCGACAAGCTCGGCGTCGAGGCGCTGGTGCTGTCCGACAGCCATGCCGTGGCCTGGACCTTCAACATCCGCGGCGCCGACGTCGCGCATACGCCGCTGCCGCTGTCTTACGCGCTGGTGCCGAAGGACGGCCGTCCCACCATCTTCATCGACCACCGCAAGCTCTCCAACCTCTCGCGCGACCATCTCGAGCAGTCCGCCGACGTGCGCGATCCCGATGCCATGGCGCCGACGCTGATGGCGCTCGCCAAAAGCGGCGCGGCGATCGCGCTCGACAATGCCACTGCGGCCGACGCGCTCAGCCGGCTGATCGCCGGCGCCGGCGGCAAGCCGGTGCGCGGCAGCGATCCGATTGCGCTGCTGAAAGCGGTCAAGAACGCGACCGAGATCAAGGGCACCAGGACGGCCCACGTGCGCGATGCCGTGGCGCTGGCGCGCTTTCTCGCATGGGTCGATCGCGAGGCACCCAGCGGCAAGCTCACCGAGATCGACGCGGTCGAGGCGCTCGAGACGTTTCGCCGCGACACCGGTGCGCTGAAGGACGTCTCGTTCCCGACCATATCAGGCACCGGCCCGAACGGCGCCATCGTGCACTACCGCGTCACCCGCAAGAGCAACCGGCGCATCGCGCCCGGCGATCTCCTGCTGATCGATTCCGGCGCGCAATATGAAGACGGCACCACCGACGTCACCCGCACCATGGCCGTGGGCGAGCCGACGGCCGAGATGCGCGACCGCTTCACCCGCGTGCTGCGCGGCCACATCGCAATCGCGCGCGCGGTGTTTCCCGACGGCGCCACCGGCGCGCAGCTCGATACGCTGGCCCGGCAATATCTCTGGGCTGCCGGCGTCGATTTCGAGCACGGCACCGGCCACGGCGTCGGCAGCTATCTCAGTGTGCACGAAGGGCCCGCGCGGATCTCAAAACTCGGCACCACGCCGCTGAAACGCGGCATGATCCTCTCCAACGAGCCCGGCTATTACAAGACCGACGGCTTCGGCATCCGCATCGAGAACCTCGAGCTGGTCGTCGCCGCCGAGATCGAGGGCGCCGAGAAGCCGATGAACGCATTCGAGACGCTGACGCTCGCCCCGATCGACCGCCGGCTGATCGATGTCGCGATGCTGAGCCGTGACGAGCTCGGCTGGCTCAATGCCTACCACGCGCGCGTCCGGGCCGAGGTCCGGCCGGCGCTGGACGAGGCGACCAGGGCGTGGCTCGATCAGGCCACGGCGGAGCTGAAGGCGTAG
- a CDS encoding IS1 family transposase — protein MNKLPLQTRVQILQMLCEGSSMRSISRITGASINTVSKLLIDAGLACARFHDETVRGVTAKAVQCDEIWSFSYAKQKNVKFAKAAPEAAGDVWTWTALDADSKLIVSWHVGDRSQHTGISFMGDLKARLANRVQLTTDGHKAYLKAVAAVDFDADYAMLNKIFATDYAGAGRYSPPKCIGAIKNPIMGNPDPDLINTSFVERQNLTMRMSMRRFTRLTNAFSKKFENHCHALALYFVFYNFCRVHKTLGATPAMAAGLVDKVLKMTDVVALIDAANPVPAVRGPYKKAAEISN, from the coding sequence ATGAACAAGTTGCCCCTCCAGACCCGCGTTCAAATCCTCCAGATGCTCTGCGAGGGGTCATCCATGCGGTCCATCTCGCGGATCACTGGGGCTTCGATCAACACCGTTTCCAAGCTTCTGATTGACGCCGGGCTGGCTTGCGCCCGCTTCCACGACGAGACGGTGCGCGGCGTGACCGCCAAGGCCGTCCAGTGCGATGAGATTTGGTCGTTCAGTTACGCCAAGCAAAAGAACGTCAAATTCGCCAAGGCCGCCCCGGAGGCCGCTGGCGACGTTTGGACGTGGACGGCGCTGGACGCGGACTCCAAGCTGATCGTTTCTTGGCACGTTGGCGACCGCAGCCAGCATACCGGCATTTCGTTCATGGGTGACTTGAAGGCTCGGCTTGCCAACCGCGTCCAGCTCACCACGGACGGCCACAAGGCCTATTTGAAGGCCGTGGCAGCGGTCGATTTCGACGCCGACTATGCAATGCTGAACAAGATTTTCGCTACGGACTACGCTGGCGCGGGCCGCTACAGCCCGCCCAAGTGCATTGGCGCGATCAAGAACCCGATCATGGGCAATCCGGACCCTGACCTTATCAATACGTCGTTTGTCGAGCGGCAGAACCTGACCATGCGCATGTCCATGCGCCGGTTCACCCGTCTCACCAACGCGTTCAGCAAGAAGTTCGAGAACCACTGCCACGCGCTGGCGCTCTACTTCGTGTTCTACAACTTCTGCCGCGTCCACAAGACGCTGGGCGCGACCCCGGCGATGGCTGCGGGTCTTGTGGACAAGGTGTTGAAGATGACGGACGTGGTTGCGCTGATCGATGCCGCCAACCCGGTCCCGGCTGTTCGCGGCCCGTACAAAAAGGCGGCCGAGATTTCAAACTGA
- a CDS encoding 50S ribosomal protein L11 methyltransferase: protein MQLSPTHRASFSIGTELAARRVVDVLTEVFFEGDAAVAAFERPDGQWDVTLHFAEAPDQAWLRELVATSAGNEIADTLTFDIVEAKDWVKASLEDLVPVPAGRFVVHGSHDRDRVAPNKLNIEIEAALAFGTGHHGTTRGCLLLLDHILKSSRPRNLLDLGTGTGVLAIAAAKALHRAVLASDIDPPSVRVAAENATLNEVGTCVRVIRATGFAAPDFARCGPFDLVLANILANPLRQLAGPMVRHLAPGARVILSGLLTHQAPAVIAAYRARGLVPLRHLRIEEWSSLLLRKVS from the coding sequence ATGCAGCTTTCCCCTACCCATCGCGCCAGCTTTTCGATCGGGACCGAGCTTGCGGCCAGGCGCGTCGTCGACGTTCTGACAGAGGTGTTTTTCGAGGGCGATGCGGCGGTCGCCGCGTTCGAGCGACCGGACGGACAATGGGATGTCACGCTCCATTTCGCCGAGGCGCCCGACCAGGCCTGGCTGCGCGAACTCGTTGCAACTTCAGCAGGAAATGAGATCGCGGACACCCTCACCTTCGACATTGTCGAGGCCAAGGACTGGGTCAAGGCGAGCCTGGAAGATCTCGTCCCGGTGCCGGCCGGGCGCTTTGTCGTCCATGGCAGCCATGACCGCGACCGGGTGGCGCCGAACAAGCTCAATATCGAGATCGAGGCGGCGCTGGCCTTCGGCACCGGTCATCACGGCACGACGCGCGGCTGTTTACTGCTGCTTGACCATATTCTGAAGAGTTCCCGGCCGCGGAACTTGCTCGACCTCGGCACCGGCACCGGTGTGCTCGCAATCGCGGCGGCGAAAGCGCTGCATCGCGCGGTGCTCGCCTCCGACATCGACCCGCCTTCGGTGCGGGTGGCGGCCGAGAACGCGACGCTGAACGAAGTCGGCACCTGCGTCCGGGTGATCCGCGCCACCGGCTTCGCCGCACCGGATTTTGCCCGATGCGGTCCATTCGACCTGGTGCTGGCCAACATCCTTGCCAACCCGTTAAGGCAATTGGCCGGCCCGATGGTGCGGCATCTCGCCCCCGGCGCCCGTGTCATCCTCTCCGGCCTGTTGACGCATCAGGCTCCTGCCGTGATCGCCGCCTACCGCGCGCGCGGCCTCGTGCCGCTGCGGCACCTCAGGATCGAGGAGTGGAGCAGTCTGTTGCTGCGGAAGGTGTCGTAG
- a CDS encoding multidrug effflux MFS transporter, which yields MHGMISRPPETAKNIATSRVVLLLLVVMTGIAPISLYMLVPALPVLATNFGSDISIAQMTVSLYMVGIALSQLIMGPLSDRFGRRPVLLSGLTLMVAASIGCIFAQTLPQLIAARFFQALGGAAGMVISRAIIRDIYERDRVASMISLVIAALMIGQMVSPLTGGLIETAFGWRAIFYAITIGAIVVAVGIAFALPETRRSRAAGSGFRRDIGVLIRNRAFVGYVMCQVLASQIIFTFAGGGPYIVVTQMGRSSAEYGAWFATTGFAYLVGNLLCVRFAPRHSLEKLIWFGLALQLCGSLANLLWSFTGWNEAPIWLFGTQMIVMAGNAFVMANSAAGAISIRPEAAGTASGAMGFLQQGIGALMSQFGAYLGGHSATTLPLTSAVLAISLLCACMMIFVVPRREVMVSEALIEQAEEEESGMM from the coding sequence ATGCACGGCATGATCAGCAGGCCGCCGGAAACGGCGAAGAACATCGCGACCTCGCGCGTCGTGTTGTTGCTGCTCGTCGTCATGACCGGGATCGCGCCGATCTCGCTCTACATGCTGGTTCCGGCGCTGCCGGTGCTGGCGACGAATTTCGGCAGCGACATCTCGATCGCGCAGATGACGGTGTCGCTCTACATGGTCGGCATCGCGCTGTCGCAGCTGATCATGGGGCCGCTGTCGGACAGGTTCGGGCGGCGTCCCGTGCTGCTCAGCGGGCTGACGCTGATGGTCGCGGCCAGCATCGGCTGCATCTTCGCGCAAACCCTGCCGCAGCTGATCGCCGCGCGTTTCTTCCAGGCGCTGGGCGGCGCCGCCGGCATGGTGATCAGCCGCGCCATCATCCGCGACATCTACGAGCGCGATCGCGTCGCCTCGATGATCAGCCTCGTGATCGCGGCGCTGATGATCGGGCAGATGGTGTCGCCGCTGACCGGCGGCCTGATCGAAACCGCATTCGGCTGGCGCGCGATCTTCTATGCCATCACGATCGGCGCGATCGTTGTCGCCGTCGGCATCGCATTCGCGCTGCCGGAGACACGCCGCAGCCGCGCCGCCGGCAGCGGCTTCCGCCGCGACATCGGCGTCCTCATTCGCAACCGCGCCTTCGTCGGTTACGTGATGTGCCAGGTGCTGGCCTCGCAGATCATCTTCACCTTTGCCGGCGGCGGTCCCTACATCGTGGTGACGCAGATGGGCCGCAGCAGCGCCGAATACGGCGCCTGGTTCGCAACGACCGGATTCGCGTATCTCGTCGGCAATCTGCTCTGCGTGCGCTTTGCGCCCAGGCATTCGCTGGAGAAGCTGATCTGGTTCGGGCTCGCCCTCCAGCTCTGCGGCAGCCTCGCGAACCTGCTGTGGAGTTTCACCGGCTGGAACGAGGCGCCCATCTGGCTGTTCGGTACCCAGATGATCGTGATGGCCGGCAACGCCTTCGTGATGGCGAATTCCGCGGCCGGCGCCATCAGCATCCGTCCCGAAGCCGCCGGCACCGCCTCAGGCGCGATGGGCTTCCTCCAGCAGGGCATCGGCGCGCTGATGTCGCAGTTCGGCGCCTATCTCGGCGGCCATTCCGCAACGACGCTGCCACTCACCTCCGCGGTGCTCGCGATCTCGCTGCTCTGCGCCTGCATGATGATTTTCGTCGTCCCCCGCCGCGAGGTGATGGTGAGCGAGGCGTTGATCGAGCAGGCGGAGGAGGAAGAGAGCGGGATGATGTGA
- a CDS encoding spermidine synthase — protein sequence MDSIVQPAATEQPSSSRNRLLLTVYTAAIFVSALLLFSVQPLFTKMVLPRLGGSPAVWSVAMVFFQSLLLAGYAYAHLLMQVRNRIVPVAVHLVLLVLAFATLPLGIATAYGEPPASGYAFWLLGLFVVSIGLPFFALAANNPLLQAWFVRTGHPAGHDPYFLYASSNIGSFLALLSYPFLLEPIFTLHTQNRFWTGGYGLLIVLIAACGVLLLRSPKLAMVDAQTEHVNAPAPGMVTRLRWIFLAAVPSGLLIAVTAHISTDVAAAPLLWVLPLSLYLLTWVVVFQSRPLLPHKWMLMLQPVAIAGVIFLLAFGGEQNLLLTLGGHQLCFFVIAMACHGELARTRPAAKYLTGFYVALSFGGMVGGLFAGLVAPFTFSWIAEYPILIALAALCRPSASERFAGVLKWYWLALAAFAVALVAPSWTTGNLSTWFEDHRVWVAGAVGVFAALLALALNAGRWKIFATVVLALALARIYPADEGRVTTVRSFFGVHKIVVTPGGYFHVLMHGTTIHGAERFRNNDGTPVTGRPEPITYYHKDGGIGQAVTAIRERKGAPLKVAAIGVGSGTLTCAAEPGEDWKFFEIDQSMVDAASDPKNFRYISSCMPGLKPVIGDARLTFAKEPDGAYDLIIVDAYSSDAIPIHLATEEAMNIYKDKLAPHGAVVMHVSNRHLDLETVVVGIADANDLKSWVFNEDSGRDGDYIFSTDVVISAREDADIGRLASSKSWEQTEADDRVRVWTDDYSNILGALYRRLRDGE from the coding sequence ATGGATTCGATCGTGCAACCCGCCGCCACGGAGCAGCCGTCCTCATCGCGCAACCGGCTGCTGCTGACGGTCTACACCGCTGCGATCTTCGTCAGCGCGCTCTTGCTGTTCTCGGTGCAGCCGCTGTTCACGAAGATGGTGCTGCCGCGGCTCGGCGGCTCGCCGGCGGTGTGGTCGGTGGCGATGGTGTTCTTCCAGTCGCTGCTGCTGGCGGGCTATGCCTATGCGCATCTGTTGATGCAAGTCCGGAACCGCATCGTTCCGGTGGCGGTGCATCTCGTGTTGCTGGTGCTGGCCTTCGCCACGCTGCCGCTCGGCATCGCCACCGCCTATGGCGAGCCGCCGGCGTCAGGCTATGCATTCTGGCTGCTCGGCCTGTTCGTAGTCTCGATCGGCCTGCCGTTCTTCGCGCTCGCCGCCAACAATCCTCTGCTGCAGGCCTGGTTCGTCCGCACCGGCCATCCTGCCGGGCATGATCCCTACTTTCTCTATGCCTCCTCCAACATCGGCAGCTTCCTCGCGCTGTTGTCCTATCCGTTCCTGCTGGAGCCGATATTTACGCTGCACACGCAGAACCGGTTCTGGACCGGTGGCTATGGCCTGCTGATCGTCCTGATTGCCGCGTGCGGCGTGCTGCTGCTGCGATCACCGAAGCTCGCAATGGTCGACGCGCAAACCGAGCACGTCAATGCGCCCGCGCCTGGCATGGTGACGCGACTGCGCTGGATCTTCCTCGCCGCGGTGCCGTCGGGCCTGCTCATCGCCGTCACCGCGCATATCTCGACCGACGTCGCGGCGGCGCCGCTGCTCTGGGTGCTGCCGCTGTCGCTCTATCTGTTGACCTGGGTGGTGGTGTTCCAGTCGCGGCCGCTGTTGCCGCACAAATGGATGCTGATGCTGCAGCCGGTTGCGATCGCGGGCGTGATCTTCCTGCTGGCGTTCGGCGGCGAGCAGAATCTGCTGCTGACCCTCGGCGGCCACCAATTGTGCTTCTTCGTCATCGCCATGGCCTGCCATGGCGAGCTGGCGCGGACCCGGCCGGCCGCAAAATATCTCACCGGCTTCTATGTCGCGCTGTCGTTCGGCGGCATGGTCGGCGGGCTCTTCGCCGGCCTCGTCGCACCCTTTACATTCTCGTGGATCGCCGAATATCCGATCCTGATTGCGCTCGCCGCGCTGTGCCGCCCGTCGGCCAGCGAACGTTTCGCCGGTGTCCTCAAATGGTACTGGCTGGCGCTCGCCGCGTTCGCGGTGGCGCTCGTTGCGCCGTCCTGGACGACCGGCAATCTCTCGACCTGGTTCGAGGATCACCGCGTCTGGGTCGCCGGCGCCGTCGGTGTGTTCGCAGCGCTGCTGGCGCTCGCGCTCAATGCCGGCCGCTGGAAGATCTTTGCCACCGTCGTGCTCGCGCTGGCGCTGGCGAGGATTTATCCGGCGGACGAAGGCCGCGTCACGACGGTGCGCAGCTTCTTCGGCGTGCACAAGATCGTGGTGACGCCCGGCGGCTATTTCCACGTGCTGATGCACGGCACCACGATCCACGGCGCCGAACGCTTCCGCAACAATGACGGCACGCCGGTGACCGGCCGCCCCGAGCCGATCACCTATTACCACAAGGACGGCGGCATCGGTCAGGCCGTCACCGCGATCCGCGAGCGCAAGGGCGCGCCGCTGAAGGTCGCCGCGATCGGCGTCGGCTCCGGCACGCTCACTTGCGCCGCCGAACCGGGCGAGGATTGGAAATTTTTCGAGATCGACCAGTCCATGGTCGATGCCGCAAGCGACCCGAAGAATTTCCGCTACATCTCGAGCTGCATGCCGGGCCTGAAGCCGGTGATCGGCGATGCGCGCCTCACCTTCGCGAAGGAGCCGGACGGCGCCTATGATCTCATCATCGTCGATGCCTATTCGTCCGATGCGATCCCGATCCATCTTGCGACGGAAGAAGCGATGAATATCTACAAGGACAAGCTCGCCCCGCACGGCGCCGTGGTGATGCACGTCTCCAACCGGCACCTCGATCTCGAGACGGTCGTGGTCGGCATCGCCGACGCCAACGATCTGAAGAGCTGGGTCTTCAACGAGGATTCCGGGCGCGACGGCGATTACATCTTCTCGACCGACGTCGTCATCTCCGCGCGCGAGGACGCCGATATCGGCCGGCTCGCCTCCTCCAAATCATGGGAGCAGACCGAAGCCGACGACAGGGTGCGTGTCTGGACCGACGACTATTCCAACATCCTGGGCGCGCTGTACCGGCGCTTGAGGGACGGGGAGTAG
- a CDS encoding RNA-binding protein, with protein sequence MPRGPKGEKRPADAIGNAIMIAKIATGEIEDMTTDDGKSAAAVALGRMGGKVRAETLTPKRRVEIAKKAAKTRWRKKDRADV encoded by the coding sequence ATGCCTAGAGGCCCTAAAGGCGAAAAGCGTCCCGCCGACGCTATCGGCAACGCCATCATGATCGCCAAGATCGCCACCGGCGAGATTGAGGACATGACCACGGATGACGGTAAGAGCGCCGCTGCCGTGGCGCTGGGGCGAATGGGCGGCAAGGTCAGGGCGGAAACGCTAACGCCTAAGCGACGCGTCGAGATCGCCAAGAAGGCGGCTAAGACACGATGGCGGAAAAAAGATCGGGCTGACGTTTAG